One Cellulomonas sp. NS3 genomic region harbors:
- a CDS encoding SDR family oxidoreductase, giving the protein MRAVVTGASSGIGAATVRRLRAEGWDVVAVARRADRLEALAAETGAEPFACDITSDDDVARLTAHVEATGGLTSLVNNAGGALGLDRVENADVEGWRWMYETNVLGTLRITKALLPALRASGRGDVLVVTSTAGIAPYEGGGGYTGVKHAERMLTTTLRLELIGEPVRVIDVAPGNVATEEFSLVRFGGDAERAARIYDGYEPLLAEDVADVITFALTRPHHVNIDTLVVRPRAQVSNTQIARRPAGS; this is encoded by the coding sequence CTGCGCGCCGTCGTCACCGGCGCCTCGTCGGGGATCGGCGCCGCGACGGTGCGCCGGCTGCGCGCCGAGGGCTGGGACGTCGTCGCCGTCGCGCGCCGCGCCGACCGGCTCGAGGCGCTCGCGGCGGAGACGGGCGCCGAGCCGTTCGCGTGCGACATCACGTCCGACGACGACGTCGCCCGGCTGACCGCGCACGTCGAGGCGACCGGCGGCCTGACGTCGCTGGTCAACAACGCGGGCGGCGCGCTCGGGCTCGACCGTGTCGAGAACGCCGACGTCGAGGGCTGGCGCTGGATGTACGAGACCAACGTGCTCGGCACCCTGCGCATCACGAAGGCGCTGCTCCCGGCGCTGCGCGCGAGCGGGCGCGGCGACGTGCTCGTCGTGACCTCGACCGCGGGCATCGCGCCCTACGAGGGCGGCGGCGGATACACGGGCGTCAAGCACGCCGAGCGGATGCTCACCACGACGCTGCGCCTCGAGCTCATCGGCGAGCCCGTGCGGGTCATCGACGTCGCGCCCGGGAACGTCGCGACCGAGGAGTTCTCGCTCGTGCGCTTCGGGGGCGACGCCGAGCGCGCCGCGAGGATCTACGACGGCTACGAGCCGCTGCTCGCCGAGGACGTCGCCGACGTCATCACCTTCGCCCTCACGCGCCCGCACCACGTGAACATCGACACGCTCGTCGTCCGGCCGCGGGCCCAGGTCTCGAACACGCAGATCGCGCGGCGACCCGCGGGGAGCTGA
- the ileS gene encoding isoleucine--tRNA ligase yields MAYPLHRVDDGVPASPDLPALEKDVLAHWAADGTFQASVDQRPAGENGANEFVFYDGPPFANGLPHYGHLLTGYAKDLVGRYQTQRGRRVERRFGWDTHGLPAELEAERVLGITDKSQIDEMGIAAFNEACRTSVLKYTDEWREYVTRQARWVDFDNDYKTLDLTYMESVVWAFKQLYDKGLAYEGYRVLPYCWRDETPLSNHELRMDDDVYQSRQDPALTVGVRLETGELALIWTTTPWTLPSNLAVAAGPEIEYVVVAPVEGALAGERVLLAASRLASYAKELGEDATVVEHLTGAELAGRAYTPPFPYFAGRENAHRVLTADYVTTEDGTGLVHLAPAFGEEDMAACAAAGIATVVPVDSKGRFTTEVPEYAGQQVFEANPHVIADLKAGTGALAAVHAEDRAVVVRHETYQHSYPHCWRCRNPLIYKAVSSWFVRVTEFRDRMVELNDKITWVPDHIKDGQFGKWLAGARDWSISRNRYWGTPIPVWESDDPAYPRRDVYGSLAELEADFGVEVTDLHRPFIDDLTRPNPDDPTGASTMRRIPDVLDVWFDSGSMPFAQVHYPFENADWFEHHYPGDFITEYIGQTRGWFYTLHVLATALFDRPSFGTAVSHGIVLGSDGRKMSKSLRNYPDVSEVLDRDGSDAMRWFLMASPILRGGNLVVTEEGIRAEVRQVLLPLWSTWYFFALYAGAANGGEGLTARRVTAEDLPGLATMDRYLLARTRTLVEKVTAQLDAYDVPGACESVREHLDVLTNWYVRTSRERFWGEDAGAFNTLWTALETLTRVMAPLAPLVSEEVWRGLTGGRSVHLTDWPSLVQGSVDDVALPADDELVAAVDRVRAVVSTALGLRKAHSLRVRQPLRELRVALADPSAVEPFADLVGAELNVKGVTLLSLDDAAATDVGVETRLSVNARAAGPRLGRGVQDVIRAAKAGDWEQTPDGDVVVRTAGGDVTLAEGEYELATVVAAGGAGDLAAAVLPGGGFVVLDLALDDELRAEGYARDAVRAVQDARKAAGLRVSDRIVLELDVPAEGLAAIETHREFLAAETLATEIVVTPGGGTELVVRVARA; encoded by the coding sequence ATGGCCTATCCGCTGCACCGCGTCGACGACGGTGTGCCCGCGAGCCCCGACCTGCCCGCCCTCGAGAAGGACGTGCTCGCCCACTGGGCGGCCGACGGCACGTTCCAGGCGTCGGTCGACCAGCGCCCCGCGGGCGAGAACGGCGCGAACGAGTTCGTCTTCTACGACGGCCCGCCCTTCGCGAACGGCCTGCCGCACTACGGCCACTTGCTCACGGGCTACGCGAAGGACCTCGTCGGGCGCTACCAGACCCAGCGCGGGCGCCGGGTCGAGCGCCGCTTCGGGTGGGACACGCACGGGCTGCCCGCCGAGCTCGAGGCCGAGCGCGTGCTCGGGATCACCGACAAGTCGCAGATCGACGAGATGGGCATCGCCGCGTTCAACGAGGCGTGCCGCACGTCGGTGCTCAAGTACACCGACGAGTGGCGCGAGTACGTGACGCGCCAGGCGCGCTGGGTCGACTTCGACAACGACTACAAGACGCTCGACCTGACCTACATGGAGTCGGTCGTCTGGGCGTTCAAGCAGCTCTACGACAAGGGCCTGGCCTACGAGGGCTACCGGGTGCTGCCGTACTGCTGGCGCGACGAGACCCCGCTGTCGAACCACGAGCTGCGCATGGACGACGACGTCTACCAGTCGCGCCAGGACCCCGCGCTGACGGTGGGCGTGCGCCTGGAGACCGGCGAGCTCGCGCTGATCTGGACCACGACGCCGTGGACGCTGCCCAGCAACCTCGCCGTGGCCGCCGGGCCGGAGATCGAGTACGTCGTCGTCGCGCCCGTCGAGGGCGCGCTCGCGGGCGAGCGCGTGCTGCTCGCCGCGTCCCGCCTCGCGTCGTACGCGAAGGAGCTCGGCGAGGACGCGACCGTCGTCGAGCACCTCACGGGCGCCGAGCTCGCGGGCCGCGCGTACACCCCGCCGTTCCCGTACTTCGCGGGCCGCGAGAACGCGCACCGCGTCCTGACGGCCGACTACGTGACCACCGAGGACGGCACCGGCCTCGTGCACCTCGCGCCGGCGTTCGGCGAGGAGGACATGGCGGCGTGCGCGGCGGCCGGCATCGCGACCGTCGTCCCGGTCGACAGCAAGGGACGCTTCACCACCGAGGTGCCCGAGTACGCGGGCCAGCAGGTCTTCGAGGCGAACCCGCACGTCATCGCGGACCTCAAGGCCGGCACGGGTGCGCTCGCGGCCGTGCACGCCGAGGACCGCGCGGTCGTCGTCCGCCACGAGACCTACCAGCACTCCTACCCGCACTGCTGGCGCTGCCGGAACCCGCTGATCTACAAGGCGGTGTCGAGCTGGTTCGTGCGCGTCACCGAGTTCCGCGACCGCATGGTCGAGCTCAACGACAAGATCACCTGGGTCCCCGACCACATCAAGGACGGCCAGTTCGGCAAGTGGCTCGCGGGCGCCCGCGACTGGTCGATCTCGCGCAACCGGTACTGGGGCACGCCCATCCCGGTGTGGGAGAGCGACGACCCGGCGTACCCGCGCCGCGACGTGTACGGCTCGCTCGCCGAGCTCGAGGCCGACTTCGGCGTCGAGGTCACCGACCTGCACCGGCCGTTCATCGACGACCTGACGCGCCCGAACCCGGACGACCCGACGGGCGCCTCGACGATGCGCCGCATCCCCGACGTGCTCGACGTGTGGTTCGACTCGGGCTCGATGCCGTTCGCGCAGGTGCACTACCCGTTCGAGAACGCCGACTGGTTCGAGCACCACTACCCGGGGGACTTCATCACGGAGTACATCGGGCAGACGCGCGGCTGGTTCTACACGCTGCACGTGCTCGCGACCGCGCTCTTCGACCGCCCGTCGTTCGGCACCGCGGTGTCGCACGGCATCGTGCTCGGGTCCGACGGCCGCAAGATGAGCAAGTCGCTGCGCAACTACCCCGACGTGTCCGAGGTCCTCGACCGCGACGGCTCCGACGCGATGCGCTGGTTCCTCATGGCCAGCCCGATCCTGCGCGGCGGCAACCTCGTCGTGACCGAGGAGGGCATCCGCGCCGAGGTCCGCCAGGTGCTGCTCCCGCTGTGGAGCACGTGGTACTTCTTCGCGCTGTACGCGGGCGCCGCGAACGGCGGCGAGGGCCTGACCGCGCGCCGCGTCACCGCCGAGGACCTGCCCGGGCTCGCGACGATGGACCGGTACCTGCTGGCCCGCACGCGCACGCTCGTGGAGAAGGTCACCGCGCAGCTCGACGCCTACGACGTCCCGGGCGCGTGCGAGAGCGTGCGCGAGCACCTCGACGTGCTGACCAACTGGTACGTCCGCACGTCGCGCGAGCGGTTCTGGGGCGAGGACGCGGGGGCGTTCAACACGCTGTGGACCGCGCTCGAGACGCTCACGCGCGTCATGGCCCCGCTCGCCCCGCTCGTCTCGGAGGAGGTCTGGCGCGGGCTCACCGGCGGGCGCAGCGTGCACCTGACCGACTGGCCCAGCCTCGTCCAGGGGTCGGTCGACGACGTCGCGCTGCCCGCGGACGACGAGCTCGTCGCGGCCGTCGACCGCGTCCGGGCGGTCGTCTCGACCGCGCTCGGGCTGCGCAAGGCGCACTCCCTGCGCGTGCGGCAGCCGCTGCGCGAGCTCCGGGTCGCGCTCGCGGACCCGTCGGCCGTCGAGCCGTTCGCGGACCTCGTGGGCGCCGAGCTCAACGTCAAGGGCGTCACGCTGCTGTCGCTCGACGACGCGGCGGCGACCGACGTGGGCGTCGAGACTCGCCTGTCCGTGAACGCGCGCGCCGCCGGGCCCCGGCTCGGCCGCGGCGTCCAGGACGTCATCCGTGCCGCGAAGGCCGGCGACTGGGAGCAGACCCCGGACGGCGACGTCGTGGTCCGGACCGCGGGCGGCGACGTGACGCTCGCCGAGGGCGAGTACGAGCTCGCGACCGTCGTGGCGGCGGGGGGAGCGGGTGACCTCGCCGCCGCGGTGCTGCCGGGCGGCGGCTTCGTCGTGCTCGACCTCGCGCTCGACGACGAGCTGCGCGCCGAGGGCTACGCGCGCGACGCCGTGCGTGCGGTGCAGGACGCGCGCAAGGCCGCGGGGCTGCGGGTCAGCGACCGCATCGTGCTCGAGCTCGACGTCCCCGCCGAGGGGCTCGCCGCGATCGAGACGCACCGGGAGTTCCTCGCGGCCGAGACGCTCGCGACCGAGATCGTGGTGACCCCCGGTGGCGGCACCGAGCTCGTCGTCCGGGTGGCCCGGGCATGA
- a CDS encoding ABC transporter ATP-binding protein: MSAVAVDVRGVSRVFPGSGGASVTALDDVDLAVAAGEFVSLIGPSGCGKSTLLRLVADLDAPTSGTIEVFGRSPEQARLAHDYGIAFQQAGLLPWRTVRANVELPLALHGTGRAARRTRAEEMLALVGLTDFADHFPDQLSGGMQQRVAIARALAEEPSLLLMDEPFGALDEMTRERLQNELVRICAETRAAVVFVTHSIPEAVFLSDRVVVMSPRPGRIRTVVDVGLGRAAGREDGVREDTAYFAAVTAVREALHGGSLVPARGVDVP; the protein is encoded by the coding sequence GTGAGCGCCGTCGCAGTGGACGTCCGCGGCGTGAGCCGGGTGTTCCCCGGCAGCGGGGGCGCGAGCGTGACCGCGCTCGACGACGTCGACCTCGCCGTCGCCGCGGGGGAGTTCGTCTCGCTCATCGGCCCGTCCGGCTGCGGCAAGAGCACGCTCCTGCGGCTCGTGGCCGACCTCGACGCCCCGACGTCCGGGACCATCGAGGTCTTCGGTCGCAGCCCCGAGCAGGCGCGGCTCGCGCACGACTACGGCATCGCGTTCCAGCAGGCCGGCCTCCTGCCGTGGCGCACGGTCCGCGCGAACGTCGAGCTGCCGCTGGCGCTGCACGGGACCGGCAGGGCCGCCCGGCGGACCCGCGCGGAGGAGATGCTCGCGCTCGTCGGGCTCACCGACTTCGCGGACCACTTCCCCGACCAGCTCTCGGGCGGCATGCAGCAGCGCGTCGCGATCGCCCGCGCGCTCGCCGAGGAGCCGAGCCTGTTGCTCATGGACGAGCCGTTCGGCGCGCTCGACGAGATGACGCGCGAGCGGCTGCAGAACGAGCTCGTGCGGATCTGCGCCGAGACGCGGGCCGCCGTCGTGTTCGTCACGCACTCGATCCCCGAGGCGGTGTTCCTCTCGGACCGGGTCGTGGTCATGTCGCCCCGCCCGGGCCGGATCCGCACGGTGGTCGACGTCGGGCTCGGGCGGGCCGCGGGGCGTGAGGACGGCGTGCGCGAGGACACCGCCTACTTCGCGGCCGTGACCGCGGTGCGTGAGGCGCTGCACGGCGGGTCGCTCGTGCCGGCCCGCGGGGTGGACGTCCCGTGA
- a CDS encoding ABC transporter substrate-binding protein produces the protein MRDTTRARWAALGLTAALTLAGCAGDSEPQAGASESANGMTPVKLQLQWLTQAQFSGYYAALAEGFYADEGLDVEILPSGGDVVPQDALANGEVDYAVAWVPKVLGSIEQGADIVDVAQIFERSATLQVAFADSGIDSVEDLAGKKIGSWGYGNEWELFAGLTKAGVTDVEIVQQAFDMNAFLAGDIDAAQAMTYNEYAQLLEAENPETGELYQPEDFTVIDWNEEGTAMLQDAIWADQGRLADDEQYAETTVKFLKATIRGWVFARDNPQEAADHVTEAGSTLGTSHQLWMTNEVNKLIWPSTGGIGHIDEAAWDATVEMSLKTSNETGATLLSEEPAEPAFTNEYVDRALEELEEEGVDVTGADFEPVDVTLEPGGA, from the coding sequence ATGAGGGACACCACACGCGCACGGTGGGCCGCGCTCGGGCTCACGGCCGCGCTCACGCTCGCGGGCTGCGCCGGCGACAGCGAGCCCCAGGCGGGCGCCAGCGAGTCCGCGAACGGGATGACGCCCGTGAAGCTCCAGCTCCAGTGGCTCACGCAGGCGCAGTTCTCCGGCTACTACGCGGCGCTCGCCGAGGGGTTCTACGCCGACGAGGGCCTCGACGTCGAGATCCTGCCGAGCGGCGGCGACGTCGTCCCGCAGGACGCCCTCGCGAACGGGGAGGTCGACTACGCCGTGGCCTGGGTGCCCAAGGTGCTCGGCTCGATCGAGCAGGGCGCCGACATCGTCGACGTCGCGCAGATCTTCGAGCGGTCCGCGACACTGCAGGTCGCGTTCGCGGACTCGGGGATCGACTCGGTCGAGGACCTCGCGGGCAAGAAGATCGGCAGCTGGGGCTACGGCAACGAGTGGGAGCTGTTCGCGGGGCTCACCAAGGCCGGCGTCACGGACGTCGAGATCGTGCAGCAGGCGTTCGACATGAACGCGTTCCTCGCGGGCGACATCGACGCGGCGCAGGCCATGACCTACAACGAGTACGCGCAGCTGCTCGAGGCCGAGAACCCCGAGACCGGCGAGCTCTACCAGCCCGAGGACTTCACGGTCATCGACTGGAACGAGGAGGGCACCGCGATGCTCCAGGACGCGATCTGGGCGGACCAGGGCCGCCTCGCGGACGACGAGCAGTACGCCGAGACGACCGTGAAGTTCCTCAAGGCCACGATCCGCGGCTGGGTGTTCGCGCGGGACAACCCGCAGGAGGCCGCGGACCACGTGACCGAGGCCGGCTCGACCCTGGGCACGAGCCACCAGCTGTGGATGACCAACGAGGTCAACAAGCTCATCTGGCCGAGCACGGGCGGGATCGGGCACATCGACGAGGCCGCGTGGGACGCGACCGTCGAGATGTCGCTGAAGACCTCCAACGAGACGGGCGCGACGCTCCTCTCCGAGGAGCCCGCCGAGCCGGCGTTCACCAACGAGTACGTGGACCGGGCGCTCGAGGAGCTCGAGGAGGAGGGTGTCGACGTGACGGGCGCCGACTTCGAGCCCGTCGACGTGACGCTCGAGCCGGGCGGCGCCTGA
- a CDS encoding ABC transporter permease, which yields MSERRAAVRRAGAAAAGRAHRVGLGLAALALVVAAWEGYKLLGPDDGWLVGELRLLPRTSDLAMPHVADVLARLAEPVTGAAGVPALWVAVVRACASSLRVAAVGWVLGVGVGLLLAVLMQRVRLAERAVLPFVVLSQTVPLIALAPLVKSWGSRLELGAFEWQGWMSVAVIASYLAFFPVAVGALRGLQSPDAIHRELLTSYGAGWWQALVHLHLPASVPYLLPALRLAAAAAVVGTVVAEVSTGLPGGVGRMILELANFASSDPAKPWAPILGAIALGLVASGVVALLGAPLGRYRRAEVPA from the coding sequence GTGAGCGAGCGACGGGCGGCGGTCCGGCGGGCGGGCGCCGCGGCGGCGGGCCGGGCCCACCGCGTCGGCCTGGGTCTCGCGGCGCTCGCCCTCGTGGTCGCGGCGTGGGAGGGCTACAAGCTCCTCGGGCCCGACGACGGCTGGCTCGTCGGGGAGCTGCGGCTCCTGCCGCGCACGTCCGACCTCGCGATGCCGCACGTGGCCGACGTGCTCGCGCGGCTCGCCGAGCCCGTGACCGGCGCGGCCGGCGTCCCGGCGCTGTGGGTCGCCGTCGTGCGGGCGTGCGCGTCGAGCCTGCGGGTCGCGGCCGTCGGGTGGGTGCTCGGGGTCGGCGTCGGGCTGCTGCTCGCGGTGCTCATGCAGCGCGTGCGGCTCGCCGAGCGCGCGGTGCTGCCGTTCGTGGTGCTGAGCCAGACGGTCCCGCTCATCGCGCTCGCGCCGCTCGTGAAGTCGTGGGGCTCGAGGCTCGAGCTGGGCGCGTTCGAGTGGCAGGGCTGGATGTCGGTCGCGGTGATCGCGTCCTACCTCGCGTTCTTCCCCGTCGCGGTGGGGGCGCTGCGCGGCCTGCAGTCGCCCGACGCGATCCACCGCGAGCTCCTCACGAGCTACGGCGCGGGCTGGTGGCAGGCGCTCGTGCACCTGCACCTGCCCGCGTCCGTGCCCTACCTGCTCCCCGCGCTGCGCCTCGCAGCCGCGGCCGCCGTCGTCGGGACCGTCGTCGCCGAGGTCTCGACCGGACTCCCCGGAGGTGTCGGACGCATGATCCTCGAGCTGGCCAACTTCGCGAGCAGCGACCCCGCGAAGCCGTGGGCACCCATCCTCGGGGCGATCGCCCTCGGGCTCGTGGCGTCGGGCGTGGTCGCGCTGCTCGGCGCCCCGCTCGGCCGCTACCGCCGGGCGGAGGTGCCCGCGTGA
- a CDS encoding HAD family hydrolase, with translation MTYRLALLDLDGTLTDSAPAITASVRAAYAAMGIPAPDAATLRTFVGPPIWDNFRAHGVPPELVETGIAAYRADYAERATRDAVLYPGIVELLTALRAAGLRTAVATSKPEPTARRIAAHFGLDALVDGVFGASFDQSRASKAAVVAHALDSLGARVLVARGEVVMVGDREHDVLGSRAHGVECIAVTWGYAPAGELEAVAPLATVSSPAELRALLTAGRGAPAGVAAP, from the coding sequence GTGACCTACCGCCTCGCGCTGCTCGACCTCGACGGGACCCTGACCGACTCCGCCCCCGCGATCACCGCCTCGGTGCGCGCCGCGTACGCCGCGATGGGGATCCCCGCACCGGACGCCGCGACGCTGCGGACCTTCGTCGGGCCGCCGATCTGGGACAACTTCCGGGCCCACGGCGTCCCGCCGGAGCTCGTCGAGACCGGCATCGCGGCGTACCGCGCGGACTACGCCGAGCGGGCGACGCGCGACGCGGTCCTCTACCCCGGGATCGTCGAGCTGCTGACCGCGCTGCGCGCCGCGGGCCTGCGCACGGCCGTCGCGACCTCGAAGCCCGAGCCGACCGCGCGCCGCATCGCCGCGCACTTCGGCCTCGACGCCCTCGTGGACGGCGTGTTCGGCGCGTCGTTCGACCAGAGCCGCGCGAGCAAGGCCGCCGTCGTCGCGCACGCGCTGGACTCGCTCGGTGCGCGGGTCCTCGTCGCACGTGGGGAGGTCGTCATGGTGGGCGACCGTGAGCACGACGTGCTCGGCTCACGCGCGCACGGGGTCGAGTGCATCGCCGTGACCTGGGGGTACGCGCCGGCCGGGGAGCTCGAGGCCGTGGCGCCGCTCGCGACGGTCTCCTCGCCCGCGGAGCTGCGCGCGCTGCTGACCGCGGGCCGCGGGGCCCCGGCGGGGGTGGCCGCCCCGTGA
- a CDS encoding aspartate aminotransferase family protein produces the protein MTAAPPAPPPDLAPHPDDVRAAELDRAHVFHSWSAQGALTPFVVAGGSGCEVWDHAGRRYLDFSSQLVNTNIGHGHPAVVQAIQMQADLLPTVAPATANLTRGLAARAVVGHAPAGMHKVFFTNGGADANENAIRLARLHTGRDKVVSMYRSYHGNTGAAVVATGDWRRVPNEFARGHVHAFGPYLYRSEFWASTPEEECERALHHLERVLQCEGPDSVAAVLLETVVGTGGVLVPPDGYLAGVRALCDRYGVLLILDEVMSGFGRTGAWLALDHWGVRPDLVTFAKGVNSGYVPAGGVLIADEIAATFDDRVFPGGLTYSGHPLAMAAVVATIETMERERVVENAARIGTDVLAPGLASLADRHPVVGEVRGLGVFWALELVADPATREPLAPALMGRLKSEMMARDLLPFLADNRLHVVPPCVVTDDEVARALAVYDEALTVIEGEL, from the coding sequence ATGACCGCTGCACCGCCGGCACCCCCGCCGGACCTCGCACCGCACCCCGACGACGTGCGCGCCGCCGAGCTCGACCGCGCGCACGTGTTCCACTCGTGGTCGGCGCAGGGCGCGCTCACCCCGTTCGTCGTCGCGGGCGGCTCGGGCTGCGAGGTGTGGGACCACGCCGGCCGCCGCTACCTCGACTTCTCGAGCCAGCTCGTCAACACCAATATCGGCCACGGGCACCCTGCGGTCGTGCAGGCGATCCAGATGCAAGCCGACCTCCTGCCGACCGTCGCACCGGCGACCGCGAACCTGACGCGGGGGCTCGCCGCCCGGGCGGTCGTCGGGCACGCGCCCGCGGGCATGCACAAGGTGTTCTTCACGAACGGCGGCGCCGACGCCAACGAGAACGCGATCCGGCTCGCGCGCCTGCACACGGGCCGCGACAAGGTCGTGTCGATGTACCGCTCGTACCACGGCAACACCGGCGCGGCGGTCGTCGCGACGGGGGACTGGCGCCGGGTGCCCAACGAGTTCGCGCGCGGTCACGTGCACGCGTTCGGCCCGTACCTGTACCGCAGCGAGTTCTGGGCGAGCACGCCCGAGGAGGAGTGCGAGCGCGCGTTGCACCACCTCGAGCGCGTGCTCCAGTGCGAGGGCCCGGACTCGGTCGCGGCGGTGCTGCTGGAGACGGTGGTCGGGACCGGCGGGGTGCTCGTGCCGCCCGACGGCTACCTCGCCGGGGTGCGCGCGCTGTGCGACCGCTACGGCGTGCTGCTGATCCTCGACGAGGTCATGTCGGGCTTCGGCCGCACGGGCGCGTGGCTCGCGCTCGACCACTGGGGGGTGCGCCCCGACCTCGTGACGTTCGCGAAGGGCGTCAACTCGGGCTACGTCCCCGCGGGCGGGGTCCTCATCGCCGACGAGATCGCGGCGACGTTCGACGACCGCGTGTTCCCGGGGGGCCTCACCTACTCGGGGCACCCGCTCGCGATGGCGGCCGTGGTTGCGACGATCGAGACGATGGAGCGCGAGCGCGTCGTCGAGAACGCCGCGCGCATCGGGACCGACGTGCTGGCGCCCGGGCTCGCCTCGCTCGCCGACCGCCACCCGGTGGTCGGGGAGGTCCGGGGGCTCGGGGTCTTCTGGGCGCTCGAGCTCGTCGCGGACCCGGCGACGCGCGAGCCGCTGGCCCCCGCGCTCATGGGCCGACTGAAGTCGGAGATGATGGCCCGCGACCTGCTGCCGTTCCTCGCGGACAACCGCCTGCACGTGGTGCCGCCGTGCGTGGTCACGGACGACGAGGTGGCGCGGGCGCTGGCCGTGTACGACGAGGCACTGACCGTGATCGAGGGAGAGCTGTGA
- a CDS encoding ABC transporter permease, giving the protein MSARTAPAPGAGADVAQRVLAPVLLGLAVLAAWQAAVTLGDLPAYLLPGPAAIGAEVLAFGPAIAAAALVTGTNALVGLALGSLAGIGLAVLAARTRAVDALLGPLVAALAVVPIVALAPVLYTMYGASSEVARQLVAALAVGVPVFVNSLRGLRQVRPVHRDLMRVLAATPRQVTRTVTIPAAVPFVFTGLRLASSLAVISAIVAEYFGGPRSGIGSFVTTAAAGSNYARAWAYVVGGIVVGLVFYAATLAAERAATRHQAPG; this is encoded by the coding sequence GTGAGCGCGCGCACCGCCCCTGCACCCGGCGCCGGTGCCGACGTCGCGCAGCGCGTCCTCGCCCCGGTCCTGCTCGGTCTCGCGGTCCTCGCCGCGTGGCAGGCGGCCGTCACGCTCGGCGACCTCCCGGCGTACCTGCTGCCCGGCCCCGCGGCGATCGGCGCCGAGGTCCTCGCGTTCGGGCCCGCGATCGCCGCCGCCGCGCTCGTCACCGGTACGAACGCGCTCGTCGGGCTCGCGCTCGGGTCGCTCGCCGGGATCGGCCTCGCGGTCCTCGCGGCCCGCACCCGCGCGGTCGACGCGCTGCTCGGGCCGCTCGTCGCGGCGCTCGCGGTCGTCCCGATCGTCGCGCTCGCCCCGGTGCTCTACACGATGTACGGCGCGAGCTCGGAGGTCGCGCGCCAGCTCGTCGCGGCGCTCGCGGTGGGAGTCCCGGTGTTCGTGAACTCGCTGCGCGGGCTGCGCCAGGTCCGGCCGGTGCACCGGGACCTCATGCGGGTCCTCGCCGCGACGCCGCGCCAGGTGACGCGCACCGTGACGATCCCCGCGGCCGTGCCGTTCGTCTTCACCGGCCTGCGCCTCGCGTCGTCGCTGGCGGTCATCTCCGCGATCGTCGCGGAGTACTTCGGCGGACCGCGCTCGGGCATCGGCTCGTTCGTCACGACCGCCGCCGCGGGCAGCAACTATGCGCGCGCCTGGGCGTACGTCGTCGGCGGCATCGTCGTCGGGCTCGTCTTCTACGCCGCGACGCTCGCCGCCGAGCGGGCCGCGACCCGGCACCAGGCGCCGGGCTGA